The Pithys albifrons albifrons isolate INPA30051 chromosome 1, PitAlb_v1, whole genome shotgun sequence genome contains the following window.
AGTCAGACTGTAGTGAATACATAACTGCCTTTCAGATGACTTGGGCGTAGGCAGGTCTGAGGTGCAGTGCCAACTGTCTGCCTTGCCTTGGTGAGTAAGTTTTGatgtgagctgctgctgcttggtcCAGTAAGAGTGAAACAGCAAGACAGATTGAGCAGCttagaatggactgggttggaaaagacctctgagatcatcaagttcaacccttggtccaacttcagtacatttaccagatcatggcactcagcgccacgtccaatctcagttcaaaaatctctagggatggtgaatccaccacctctctgggcaggccattccactgcctgattactctctctggaaagaatttttttctgatctccaacttaaatttcccctggcagagcttgagcccgtgtccccttgtcctatggctgagtgcctgggagaagagaccaaccccaacCTGGCtaaaacttcccttcaggtagttctaaACAGTGATGATGACAGCTTCATTCTGATTTATTGAGACAGCGGTGCACTAAATGAATTCCTGTTTTCAGTCAAACCAGTGGAAATTATTATCCATTATGCATTCTTGAGAGAACAACTGTTTTTTCTAAGCTTTGTGAGTTCATGCACTGTGCTTATGCTCCTGTGATTGTTCTGGCCTTGAGCACCATCTCTCAGTAACAGAAGATGCTGCTCTCTGAAGCTTTGAAGGTGATGTGTCTCATACCTTCTGTTCTGATCTTTCAGGTAACAACAAACTTGGAGGACAGGATTTCAATCAGAGGTTGATGCTGTATTTGTATGATCATATCCGTCAAACATACGGTTCTCTGCCAACACGGAAAGAAGAGATACATCGCCTCAGACAGGCTGTGGAAGCAGTTAAATTAAATCTGACTGTTCATGAGTCAGCTACACTGAGTGTGGTGCTGACTCTGCCAGAAAACAAGGTTACAAAAGCACCTCCAAAAAGTCAGGTAAAAACAAACAGTGTGCTGCAAGGCGAGgcttcacagaaaacaaaacacctgaACAGTCTTGGAGATGCTTCAGAAGTAGAGAAGGACTTTGTTGAAGTTGTGTTTGAAACGGAAATCTCTCGGAAGCTGTTTGAGATGTTAAATGAGGACCTTTTTGAGAAGATTCTTGTGCCCATTGAACAAGTGTTGCAGGATGGCCACATACTCAAAGAAGAAGTGGATGAAATTGTGTTAGTTGGTGGCTCCACAAGGATTCCCCGAATACGTGAAGTTATTTGGGATTTCTTTGGAAAGGAACCCAACACCTCTGTAGATCCTGACCTGGCAGTTGTGACAGGTGTAGCCATCCAAGCGGGAATCGTTGCTGGGTCCTGGCCTCTTCAAGTCAGCGCTATAGAAATCCCTAACAAGAATTTACAGAAGACTAATTTTAACTGAGAAGAAACTCTTGGCAATTGCATTCCACCTCTCCAAAAGTGTGCTCTGAAGGTGCATACTCATCTGACTGGCAGTGGAGCCTAATCTTAGCTGTATTCCATTTTTAACTGTTCCAGTGAGGTGTTATTGGACACCTACCTGTGTTAAAGCTTGATGTCACTTTAAAGGTACAAACGAGTTCTGAAGTGGTGTATTTACTTGGAGACTGGATATTGGATGGAACTGCTAGTGATGACACACCCACATTTTCTTGCTAAATTTTATTAGCAAATCGTGGAGTGGTGtgtgtttaaaatacaaaggGAGTGTGACCAAAGGTTTGAGATAACGTGGTACTGTAGCTATTGCCAGGTCCAATATATTTACTTTAACTGTGAAGCAGTATTAACGCACAGAGCACTGGCAGTGCTCAgcttacatttatttattagttTGAGCCATTTGAGCATTTAAGCACCTTTCTAAAAGGCATGTTGCAGCTTGAATGAGACTTAGGCATTCACTTGATTCTTCTGCTGTTCATAACAGCATAATGGTATTGCTGAGGCTCCATGGAAAACTGTCTCACGTTTCACGAAACCTTACTGAAATCATAGCTCTTGCCAATGTAGTTACTTGGTGTGTCTCCAAGGGCTTAATTCCTGATCTGGCTGCGATGGTTAACATGCAGGTGCTGCTGTTCTACCACTGATGTTCTCCACAGAGAACAAGGGTGTATTGCCAAATAGTCATACCTCCCCtgccttattttaaaaatgtgctaaTTTTATGTGTCTTAAAAGCCACACCTTGTCTGTCTTCCCTGGAATTTGACCAACATGAATTTCACTGCTGTGTGTCTTCAAGTGTGTGACATCTGAAGGATCCCAAGCTATGCtgttttcagggagaaagagTGGAACAGAAGGGATGTTCTGGATGACGTCTAATTCCTGTAATCCTAGTAAATGACAATTGACCCATCGCCTTCGTACTTTTTAGCTCATATCTCTGGTTTAAGTTTTGTCATATCCCCATTCTAAACCAAACAGAGGTTGTACCTGTCTATTGGGAAGGAAACAGTGTGTGTAACTCAGGATTTGAGGTGGCACTTCATAGGACTCTGTGTTAGGCAAATAGTTTGCTATCCAGCTATTTTGAAAATgcatgaggagaaaaaaattactggtCTGAAAAATCCCCAAATTGTTGATGGTTCTCTCTCTTTGGAGGGATAAATTGATACTTAAAAGGCCAGTTGAATTCTTCTATCTATGTAGAACTTTACAATAAAAACATGTCATTCAGCTAAGACTGGCTTCAACATCCACCAGCCCAGTCTTCCTCAGGTAAGTTCCAGTATCAGGTGGTTCTAAGGAttttcttgtcttctccagaataattttgtttgtATTAACCTTGCCAAGATAAAGTATGGGGCTTAGATTTATTGTTTTAACCTATGACTGTATTAAAATAGGCTTATTACTCTCCTGGCAGTAGACCTGATTTATGTCACTGCCATAAATCAGTTGTGCTGATTCAGCTGTTTGCATAGCTATTGTCTAAACGTATCTTTGAAATAATCCAATTAAAAACCTCTTAAATTGAATCATAGCTGCACACAGCATTCCATCAGCATTGTTCAACTTGACAGAGGATTCCCAAAATACTGCTAACATCTGTTTAATTTCCCTGAGTTGAAAGccaaagtgcttttttttttatttggagaTCATTTTTGTGCCTCTTTGAAAGTGACCCTACCTAAGTCTGTGTGGAAGTTCCAGTAGCTAAAACTCCTGTGGTGAAAGAAATGCCTTTCCAGTGAAACCATGGATGAATGCCAGTATGCAGTACAGTCCTCAGCTGCTGTTTGGAGCCTTTGCTTTGCAGATATAAATGTCTGTGTTCAACACATACTCCAGTGTCTTTAGAATCAATGTGACCTTTCCTTCTACCCTGCTGTGAATTCATCTCAAAACCTGCTGGAGTTACAGCAGGGCTTTAGTCTTCATGTCTTTAATGCACTGTGTAAAACAAGCAGACCTGTGTGAAAACAGAACCACATCACAGTCAAGTTAAATGATTAAAAGCTTTTTGCAGTTTTGGGATAAGTCCCAAGGAGTGTGGGAGTGACTTTAAACTGATAAACTCTCAAGGCAAATAAATTAAGTACTGCTTTTGTTTCACATACTCCTTCATTCTGGAGGAGTTAAATTTCCTTCAGCATTTATCTGGGAATTGGAAGGGAAGGGTGAGTTGTTTACTTgtaaaaaaattcacaaaaggGTATTTATTCAGATTTCTATACAGGTTGGGATTTTAGTAGAGAAGTTACTGTACATTGGATACCTGACAATGCATCCTTATTTATTAAAGAACTTTTCTGAATTctgcaaattatttattttgtaccttttaataatgtattttggCACAAACCATGACATTTTAAAGATGAGTCCACTTACCAAAAACCTTTCTTTAAACAAATTGTTATTTGAAGGCTGAAATCTTTCTATAATCCTTGAAATCTATGGTTGCCTGTGGTGTCAGGTGTGTAACAAACTTCTGTAGCTACATCTTGTTTTGTGAGGTGAAATTCTGAAAGTACTGAGGCCTCAACAGTTCCTGAATTGTTTCCCAGTGCAGATGATGAAGTGCATtttataaataacattttagaatgtttttaataaaagaatttCTATCCCTTGGACATGTCTTTCACTTTCTCAAGCAAATTCTCTGTCTTCAAATTCCTTTGGAGGGTAAAGGATGAGGTTGTTTTCAGTTGTGAGAAAGTTTCTACATCTATGACATCTTGGGAAACAGAAGGTTTGAAGAGCCTGAACAGTCCTAGTGTTTCATAAATGAATGCGTCAAAACTGGCAAAAAGCAGGACTGTGTCTGTTCCtgtgagggaaaggaggggTTTCCCCACAACTTGGTTCCAGTTTGTCCTGTGATAGTATGGGCAACAAGCAGGACTGAGGCAAGCAGGACCTGAGATGATGAAGGATTTTTGAATGCTGTGGGGAAGGAAGTTGAAGCAGCGCATAAGCAGGTTCTGCTCCATGCTCCTACCTGTGAAAACTGGAGTCATGGTGCCCTTCTGAGCCTTGTTCTCACTTCTCACAGATCTGCTCTGGTCCCTTGGgcatcatagaatcgattgggttggaaaagatctctgagatcatggagtccaaccctttgtccaactctagtccatttactagatcatggcactcagcgccatgtccaatctgcgtttaaaaatctctagggatggtgaattcaccacctctctgggcagcccattccaatgcctgattactctctctggaaagaatttttttctgaaatccaacttaaatttcccctggcagagcttgagtccgtgcccccttgtcctattgctgagtgcctgcgagaagagaccagcccccacctggctagaacttcccttcaggtagttacagacagtgatgaggtcacctctgagtctcctcttctccaggctaaacaaccccagctccctcagcctctccccatagggcttgtgctccagtcccttcaccagccttgttgctcttctctggactcgctccagcacctcgaTATCCTTTCTCAActgagggtcccagaactgaacacagtactcaaggtgtggcctcaccaacgcagagtacaggggaaggatcacttccctggtcctgctggccacgctatttttgatccaggacaggatcccattggcctttttggccacctgggcacactgttggctcatgttgagcttcctgtcaattagtaccctttctgcctggctgctctccagccactctgtgcccagcctgtagcgctgcagggggttgttgtggccaaagtgcaggacccggcacttggccttattaaACTCCCACCCTTGCTTTCCCTAACTCAAGCAACCTGGCTGGAAAAGGAGTTCAAGAGAAGCTGCTCATCAAGGAGATGAATAGTTGGGTCCCTCACACTGTCTCCAACCAAGGGAAAGTCACCAGCCCAGAGAAAACAGCCCCAAGCACCTTCTCGGGACTCTCAGCAGGtggtgggtgtccctgaggggctGAGCCTTTCTTGGGTGATGGGTGCCTGTGACTGGTCCTGCAGGACAAGACTGATCCCTAAATACCCTGAAGGCTCAAGGGAATTCCTGtttggaggagaaaggggaggaggggggatgTAAGCTGAGCTGGCCAGCAGGGCTACAGGGCTTTTTGCTGACAAGGGAGTTGGCTGGTGCTGTGGTGTTTTGGTGGGCTGGGTACTGCAAAACCTGACCTAATACTGAACTCGGTCAGGTGGTCCTTCTTTGTTTCTTACAGTGCCTCTGACATCAGGTGTGTGAGGCAAGGAGAGGCTGCAAACCCTGGGTGATGTGCTTAATGGAAagtgcctttccctgcctgccctAAGCCTGTGGGGGTTTAGTTTGGTAAGATGCTGCATGGAAACAGCAGGGGCATACCATGCTGCTTCTGCCTCCACTGCACCTCCTTTTTCATAGCTATGGTTTAATGTGAGGGGCACAGCTTACTGAATGAGAAGGAAAGCCCACCTGGCTTTGCTGACTCTcaatcagcattttcttttcactctACCTTTTCAATTGTTCAGCTGCAGTCTGAAGCTGAAAGGCCACGTCAGCCTGGCAGTAAGCACAGAAAACCCTCCTCTCCACAAATACTGCtaaagaaagaaagtaaaaatattccCATGCACTGATGCCAGTCCTGAGATTACTTTCTCTGGACCTTGCAACAGGGATTGGTCTCTGAAGTACTGAAGTCTGCCTCTCCTAGCCTTACACCTCAATCTTACTAATCACTTCAGGAATGGCACTTCCTTCAGTGCTTTCCAGTACCTCTGCAATATTTTGGGCAAGGATAGGTTtggagggcagcaggaaggaTGGGGACAAAGCTGGGcgatgcagagctgcagaagagcCTTCCTGTGGCACTGTGAATGTTGCAGGGAAGGTAAATGTAGGTAGAAAAATGTTCTGCTCAGTTGGGAAGGTACTGCGGGCCTCAtttgggaggagaaaaaagaggaaa
Protein-coding sequences here:
- the HSPA13 gene encoding heat shock 70 kDa protein 13 isoform X2 → MPTPRVLGIDLGTTYCSVGVFLPGIGEVKVIADENGHSSIPSVVSFTDRGVFVGYDALELADANPQNTIYDAKRFIGKIFTSEELKSESSRYPFKIFNNNGSAEFSVTTNETFHVTPEQIGSQLLLQLKRMAEANLGMPISKAVMSVPAEFDERQRNSTIKAANLAGLKVLRVISEPTAAAMAYGLHKVDVFHVLVVDLGGGTLDVSLLNKMGGMFYTRAMAGNNKLGGQDFNQRLMLYLYDHIRQTYGSLPTRKEEIHRLRQAVEAVKLNLTVHESATLSVVLTLPENKVTKAPPKSQVKTNSVLQGEASQKTKHLNSLGDASEVEKDFVEVVFETEISRKLFEMLNEDLFEKILVPIEQVLQDGHILKEEVDEIVLVGGSTRIPRIREVIWDFFGKEPNTSVDPDLAVVTGVAIQAGIVAGSWPLQVSAIEIPNKNLQKTNFN